From one Alicyclobacillus acidocaldarius subsp. acidocaldarius Tc-4-1 genomic stretch:
- a CDS encoding tetratricopeptide repeat protein, with translation MNRKLVVSAGCAALMVGLVVGCGTGNNTTNSANTAVQSPAAKSNTTVVQQGHNNLVVAPTSVVGSANLKRLTAIADKEPSNFEAQLNAAQSASANGNTALAIQYFKRAVQANPKSGLALTALGNMYRERENQPKEAIPYYQKSIQVDPSYGWAYWQLAQAYLTLKETSLAKQTLEQGLKNVSKKDTAYADIQSTLAQLNGSQKASK, from the coding sequence ATGAACCGCAAGCTTGTTGTATCTGCTGGGTGTGCCGCACTGATGGTGGGCCTGGTAGTAGGGTGCGGCACAGGCAACAATACGACAAATTCGGCAAACACGGCCGTGCAAAGCCCCGCGGCGAAGAGTAACACCACGGTCGTCCAGCAGGGGCACAACAACCTCGTGGTGGCGCCCACGAGTGTGGTGGGCAGCGCCAACCTGAAGCGGCTCACGGCCATTGCGGACAAGGAGCCGTCCAACTTCGAGGCGCAGCTCAACGCGGCGCAGAGCGCGTCCGCAAACGGCAACACGGCGCTCGCCATTCAGTACTTCAAGCGCGCCGTGCAGGCGAATCCCAAGTCTGGTCTGGCGTTGACGGCGCTCGGCAATATGTACCGCGAGCGCGAGAATCAGCCGAAGGAAGCGATTCCGTACTACCAGAAGTCCATTCAGGTGGATCCGTCGTACGGATGGGCCTACTGGCAACTGGCGCAGGCGTATCTCACGCTCAAGGAGACCAGCCTCGCGAAGCAGACGCTGGAACAGGGCCTGAAGAACGTCAGCAAGAAGGACACGGCCTATGCGGATATCCAGTCGACGCTCGCGCAGTTGAACGGCTCGCAGAAGGCGTCCAAGTGA
- a CDS encoding peptidoglycan D,D-transpeptidase FtsI family protein — MRRRRRDRQVRRADIVRQHRARLGVLYGGVLLALSSLIVRLGEVQVVQGAEYRASEQVIHYARIPVLPQRGWIYDANGQVLAWDVPVVKIELVRSRPIPTATLRREAQLLAPVLETTPSALYQKMTSNASALQVTLATHVSDAQVAFVVEHEAELPGIQVIQDYERQYPYGDLAGQVLGYVGAITAKNVGQYPGYLENQQVGETGLEYEYEHLLQGKPGYRLVAINSTGVGVGVMKEVKPVGGDNIQLTLDGREQAATQEIIQQMLASSPRQHIAYVAAVMLNVRTGGVIAMASYPYLDPNWYVNGSYVQHAHYLETSGAQMNYAIQAINYPGSTVKPANLIAAMNAGVVNPQTRILDNGYIYVGTQIIHEDGGMAFGWVNPVEALTVSSDVFMYEVGLRLGKWLGSSDTSGGTYPPSAGSYQHYLDTDFAKGINQIFQEEEDFGLGTKTGIDLPYEVPGEFFIEDYRKGNIQVPYNLQASEASIRKTGQYVNYGSPASLADADIGQSQMFSPIQLAVYAMTLADQGIRLKPHLLERVYAPNGTPTNGAKPIFTYKPQVKGVVKAKLWEWNLVKQGMHGVTSNPAGTAYYAFLGAHYEAAGKTGTAQIVMNGKRTDNSVFICYAPLNHPLVAVAVMAPGGGYGAQFSAIIARKMIDAYFDEHHEPWMPKSQWTSTRIPQSWFSSPAYLVPEKSP; from the coding sequence ATGCGACGTCGGAGACGGGATCGCCAGGTCAGGCGCGCGGACATTGTGCGCCAGCACCGCGCGCGGCTGGGGGTCTTATACGGGGGCGTCTTGCTCGCCCTGAGTTCCCTCATTGTCCGCCTCGGAGAGGTCCAGGTCGTGCAAGGCGCCGAATACCGGGCCAGCGAGCAGGTCATCCACTACGCCCGCATCCCGGTTCTGCCTCAGCGCGGCTGGATCTACGACGCGAACGGCCAGGTGCTGGCTTGGGATGTGCCGGTCGTCAAGATTGAGCTCGTGCGATCTCGCCCGATCCCAACCGCCACACTTCGGCGGGAGGCGCAGTTGCTTGCGCCTGTTCTCGAAACCACTCCGAGCGCCCTGTATCAGAAGATGACGTCCAACGCGTCCGCCCTGCAGGTGACCCTGGCCACGCATGTGAGCGACGCGCAGGTGGCGTTCGTCGTGGAACATGAGGCGGAACTCCCGGGGATTCAGGTCATTCAGGACTACGAACGCCAGTATCCATACGGCGATCTCGCCGGGCAGGTGCTCGGCTACGTGGGCGCCATCACGGCGAAGAACGTGGGGCAGTACCCAGGCTATTTGGAGAATCAGCAGGTAGGAGAGACGGGGCTTGAGTACGAGTACGAACACTTGCTTCAGGGTAAGCCAGGGTATCGCCTCGTCGCCATCAACAGCACGGGAGTAGGAGTCGGCGTGATGAAAGAGGTCAAACCCGTGGGAGGCGACAACATCCAGCTCACGCTGGATGGGCGCGAGCAGGCGGCAACGCAGGAAATCATTCAGCAAATGCTTGCTTCGTCCCCCAGGCAGCACATCGCCTATGTCGCAGCGGTGATGCTCAACGTGCGAACGGGCGGCGTGATCGCCATGGCCAGCTACCCATATCTGGACCCGAATTGGTACGTGAATGGCTCGTATGTCCAACATGCGCACTACCTCGAGACGTCCGGCGCACAGATGAACTACGCGATTCAGGCCATCAACTATCCTGGATCGACGGTGAAGCCGGCTAACCTCATCGCGGCGATGAACGCGGGCGTGGTGAATCCGCAGACGCGCATTCTCGACAACGGCTACATTTACGTGGGAACGCAGATCATTCACGAGGACGGCGGGATGGCGTTTGGGTGGGTCAATCCGGTGGAGGCGCTCACGGTGTCGAGTGACGTGTTCATGTACGAAGTCGGACTGCGCTTGGGCAAGTGGCTGGGCTCGAGCGACACGTCCGGCGGGACGTACCCTCCCTCGGCGGGATCCTACCAGCATTATCTCGACACGGACTTCGCCAAGGGCATCAATCAGATCTTTCAGGAGGAAGAGGACTTCGGCCTTGGCACGAAGACGGGGATCGATCTGCCGTACGAAGTGCCGGGAGAGTTCTTCATCGAGGACTACCGCAAAGGAAATATCCAGGTTCCATACAATTTGCAGGCGAGTGAAGCCTCCATTCGCAAGACGGGCCAGTATGTGAACTACGGATCGCCCGCCAGCCTTGCCGACGCGGACATTGGGCAGTCGCAGATGTTCAGCCCCATCCAGCTCGCGGTCTACGCGATGACGCTCGCGGATCAGGGCATCAGGCTGAAACCGCACCTGTTGGAGCGCGTGTACGCGCCGAATGGCACGCCCACGAACGGGGCGAAGCCGATTTTCACCTACAAGCCGCAGGTGAAGGGTGTGGTGAAGGCCAAGCTGTGGGAATGGAACTTGGTCAAGCAGGGCATGCATGGCGTCACGTCCAATCCAGCCGGGACGGCGTACTACGCCTTCCTTGGGGCACACTATGAGGCAGCGGGCAAGACAGGGACGGCGCAAATTGTGATGAACGGCAAGCGCACGGACAATTCTGTGTTTATCTGTTATGCCCCGCTCAACCACCCCTTGGTGGCCGTCGCCGTGATGGCGCCGGGCGGGGGATATGGTGCGCAGTTTTCAGCCATCATCGCGCGGAAGATGATCGACGCGTATTTCGACGAGCACCACGAGCCCTGGATGCCGAAGAGCCAGTGGACGAGCACGCGGATCCCGCAGAGCTGGTTCTCCTCGCCGGCATACCTCGTCCCGGAGAAGTCACCGTGA
- a CDS encoding molybdopterin-dependent oxidoreductase — protein sequence MPSAPSKARRWPRPLRYLHHYTIVSFALLVASGLALYLPAIHRFMIPYIPLVYRLHILLGLVFAVTLFVPFVRVLPKGRRISKWDWTLPVLLGSPIVATGMMLWWVSAFPSGMRSRAFTWHGWLTACLGTWILIHAFLKVTGIRPRSRLLYERVDWERRRFLVSLATGALGALVLTVVDPAAWLRSLRSASRAGSSGPPPGVQTFPAYYTVVNGYPEIDVARYRLVVDGDVEHPLSLTYAELRSLPAVHETQNFQCVTGWSVPNVRWKGVHLSQLALLAKPRSSVQYVHFYSGDGVYTECLRLAEAFDPTVLLAYEMDGAPLLREQGYPLRLVVPKMYGYKSIKWVVRVSFSAEPITGYWEHFGYPTEAYFGSR from the coding sequence ATGCCATCCGCGCCGTCCAAGGCCCGGCGCTGGCCGAGGCCCTTACGCTATCTGCATCACTACACCATCGTCTCGTTCGCGCTCCTCGTCGCGAGCGGCCTCGCGCTGTACCTGCCAGCCATCCATCGATTCATGATCCCGTACATTCCGTTGGTCTACCGACTGCACATCCTGCTCGGCCTCGTGTTTGCCGTCACGCTCTTCGTGCCGTTTGTCCGCGTGCTCCCGAAGGGACGGCGAATTTCAAAGTGGGACTGGACCCTCCCCGTCCTGCTCGGCAGCCCCATCGTCGCAACCGGGATGATGCTGTGGTGGGTGTCCGCGTTTCCATCCGGCATGCGCAGCCGCGCGTTCACATGGCACGGCTGGCTCACCGCCTGCCTCGGGACGTGGATCCTCATCCACGCGTTCCTGAAGGTCACCGGCATCCGGCCCCGCTCCCGCCTGTTGTACGAGCGCGTCGACTGGGAGCGGCGGCGGTTCCTCGTGTCGCTCGCCACCGGCGCGCTCGGTGCGCTGGTCCTCACCGTGGTCGATCCGGCCGCCTGGCTTCGCAGCCTGCGAAGCGCGTCAAGAGCCGGATCGTCAGGACCCCCGCCCGGCGTGCAGACCTTCCCGGCGTACTACACGGTGGTCAATGGCTACCCCGAGATCGACGTCGCGCGCTATCGCCTGGTGGTGGACGGCGACGTGGAGCACCCGCTCTCGCTCACGTACGCGGAATTGCGATCGCTTCCGGCCGTGCACGAAACGCAAAACTTCCAGTGCGTCACGGGCTGGAGCGTGCCGAACGTCCGCTGGAAGGGCGTGCACCTGAGCCAGCTCGCCCTGCTCGCCAAGCCGCGTTCCAGCGTGCAGTACGTGCACTTTTACTCCGGCGACGGGGTGTACACGGAGTGCCTGCGACTTGCGGAGGCGTTCGACCCAACCGTGCTTTTGGCGTACGAGATGGACGGCGCGCCTCTCTTGCGTGAACAGGGCTATCCGCTCCGCCTGGTGGTCCCGAAGATGTACGGGTACAAATCCATCAAGTGGGTGGTGCGCGTGAGCTTCTCGGCGGAGCCCATCACGGGCTACTGGGAGCACTTCGGCTATCCCACCGAGGCGTATTTCGGATCTCGCTGA
- a CDS encoding UDP-N-acetylmuramoyl-L-alanyl-D-glutamate--2,6-diaminopimelate ligase, with product MHVALTRGTTHWEDLWKQGRIRGVATDSREVRPGDLYVAIRGRRWDGHAFIREAVARGAVCVVGEDDPSSVDIPPGVPYVQVPSSRRAASALSDRAYGFPSRRLTVVGVTGTNGKTTCVHWLTHMLRSVSLRVGMLSSVSNETGLRTVPAELTTLEAPKLHHALREMVDAGCTHAVIEVSSHGIVQHRTSDVDFDLAIFTNLTREHLDFHGSMENYAAAKARLFSGLSAEKLGAVLNRDDPYADVMAENCTAPIITYGLHSGDVRGRVVETDGWHTRLSVRLPDGEEFEGILPHPGVYNVYNLLAVVGAAHALGLPVDAIQGALSTLPSVPGRMHVIRPERGPTVVVDYAHTPDALYQLLNTARQWTRGRVWLVFGGRGERDKGKRSEMGFIAASMADEVIITTDNPYSEEPARIADEILSGARRVYGAQCDIVLDRAQAIEQAVLEASDGDVVLITGRGHESFQVIGALRLERTDEDMVREALGRRPGAGAI from the coding sequence GTGCATGTCGCGTTGACGCGTGGGACAACGCATTGGGAAGACCTTTGGAAACAGGGGCGGATTCGAGGCGTGGCCACGGATTCGCGCGAGGTACGGCCGGGGGACCTCTATGTGGCCATTCGCGGCCGGCGCTGGGATGGGCACGCGTTCATCCGCGAGGCGGTGGCGCGTGGGGCCGTCTGCGTGGTGGGGGAGGACGACCCCTCATCGGTCGACATACCGCCGGGCGTTCCCTATGTGCAAGTGCCTTCCTCGCGGAGGGCCGCGAGTGCGCTGTCGGACAGGGCGTACGGTTTTCCGTCGCGGCGTCTCACGGTCGTCGGCGTCACAGGGACGAACGGCAAGACGACGTGTGTCCATTGGTTGACACACATGTTGCGGTCTGTAAGCCTGCGCGTCGGCATGCTGTCCAGTGTGAGCAACGAGACCGGGCTCCGAACGGTGCCGGCGGAACTGACGACGCTGGAGGCGCCCAAGCTTCACCACGCGTTGCGCGAGATGGTCGACGCGGGATGTACCCATGCGGTCATCGAGGTTTCGTCGCACGGCATCGTTCAGCATCGCACGTCGGACGTGGATTTCGATCTCGCCATCTTCACGAATCTCACGAGGGAGCACTTGGACTTTCACGGCTCCATGGAGAACTATGCGGCTGCAAAGGCCCGTCTCTTCAGCGGGCTGTCCGCGGAAAAACTGGGCGCCGTTTTGAATCGAGATGACCCCTACGCCGACGTCATGGCCGAAAACTGTACCGCTCCCATCATTACGTACGGTTTGCATTCGGGTGACGTCCGGGGGCGCGTAGTGGAGACGGACGGATGGCACACTCGGTTGTCCGTTCGGCTTCCGGACGGTGAGGAATTCGAGGGCATTCTTCCGCATCCCGGGGTGTACAACGTGTACAACCTCCTCGCAGTTGTCGGGGCCGCGCACGCGTTAGGTCTGCCGGTGGATGCCATCCAAGGTGCCCTTTCGACGTTGCCGAGTGTCCCGGGCCGAATGCATGTCATCCGCCCCGAGCGCGGTCCGACAGTCGTCGTGGATTATGCTCACACGCCAGATGCGCTGTACCAGCTTCTGAACACCGCGCGCCAGTGGACGCGCGGGCGGGTGTGGCTCGTCTTTGGCGGGCGGGGCGAGCGCGATAAGGGTAAGCGGTCTGAGATGGGGTTCATTGCGGCATCTATGGCAGATGAGGTCATCATCACCACGGACAATCCGTATTCCGAAGAACCTGCGCGCATCGCCGATGAGATCTTGTCCGGGGCGCGGAGGGTCTACGGCGCCCAGTGTGACATCGTGCTGGACCGCGCGCAAGCCATCGAGCAAGCAGTGCTCGAAGCGAGCGATGGAGATGTTGTGCTCATCACCGGGCGCGGTCACGAATCGTTTCAGGTGATCGGGGCGCTTCGGCTCGAGCGCACGGATGAAGACATGGTCCGCGAGGCGCTTGGGCGGCGGCCTGGCGCAGGCGCGATTTGA
- a CDS encoding MTP-1 family protein, whose protein sequence is MSAAKPCEWLAQEYRQHRQVFRAEKIRFRGVDGRDVYNIAAPLIDEGRAIIPARVEPRDSEFSEVIFFHEAPDGVWSRAEELRTFRGLQDPFHARIHGELVFGGVEIWTNPFHNYEIEYRTVFYRGKSVGDLRLFAVGPQWMKDIRLVELPDGRVGVFTRPNGSRYGGQAQIGWTILSSLDDLSPDSILKAECLPDRFHPGEWGGVNEAQLLDERTVGVLGHIAYRSEDGSLHYKAMCFSLHLDEEIVTPVRVIAERSDFLLGDAKRPELADVVFSGGLVRYEDGTAHLYAGVSDAEAQRLLIPDPFAAQVRYALEMEA, encoded by the coding sequence ATGAGTGCCGCGAAGCCATGTGAGTGGCTTGCACAGGAGTATCGGCAGCATCGTCAGGTGTTCCGAGCTGAGAAGATTCGCTTTCGCGGCGTCGACGGGCGCGACGTGTACAACATCGCGGCGCCACTGATCGATGAAGGTCGGGCTATCATCCCGGCTCGCGTGGAGCCACGCGACAGTGAGTTTTCCGAAGTCATCTTTTTTCACGAGGCTCCAGACGGCGTGTGGTCGCGGGCTGAAGAGTTGCGGACGTTCCGCGGGCTTCAGGATCCGTTTCACGCGCGCATTCACGGTGAGCTGGTGTTCGGGGGCGTCGAGATCTGGACGAATCCGTTCCACAACTACGAGATCGAATACCGAACCGTGTTCTACCGCGGCAAGTCGGTGGGCGATCTCCGGCTCTTTGCCGTGGGGCCGCAGTGGATGAAGGACATTCGGCTCGTCGAATTGCCGGACGGGCGAGTGGGCGTGTTCACACGGCCTAACGGCAGTCGGTACGGCGGTCAGGCGCAAATCGGCTGGACCATCCTGTCCTCGCTCGACGATCTGTCGCCCGACTCGATTCTGAAAGCCGAGTGTTTGCCGGATCGCTTCCACCCGGGCGAGTGGGGCGGCGTCAACGAGGCGCAGCTCCTGGACGAGCGCACGGTCGGCGTGCTGGGGCACATCGCGTATCGGTCAGAGGACGGATCGTTGCATTACAAGGCGATGTGTTTTTCCCTGCATCTTGATGAGGAAATTGTCACACCGGTGCGGGTCATCGCCGAGCGAAGCGACTTTCTGTTGGGCGATGCGAAACGGCCGGAGCTCGCCGATGTGGTGTTCAGCGGGGGCCTCGTTCGGTATGAGGACGGCACGGCGCATCTGTACGCCGGTGTGTCGGACGCCGAAGCGCAGCGCCTGTTGATCCCGGATCCGTTTGCCGCCCAGGTGCGATATGCGCTGGAAATGGAGGCGTGA
- the panD gene encoding aspartate 1-decarboxylase produces MFRTLMKSKIHRATVTQTNLHYVGSITIDEDLMEAADLVENEKVQVVNIHTGARFETYVIPGDRGSGVIGLNGAAARLAEPGDLVIIISYATYSEEEVRRHRPTVVVVDADNRPVEALASEAEENKRIEHATARV; encoded by the coding sequence ATGTTTCGCACGCTGATGAAGTCCAAGATCCACCGCGCCACCGTGACACAGACCAACCTGCACTATGTCGGCAGCATCACCATCGATGAAGATCTCATGGAAGCTGCCGATCTCGTCGAGAACGAGAAGGTCCAGGTGGTCAACATCCACACGGGCGCGCGGTTTGAGACGTATGTGATCCCTGGTGACCGCGGCTCGGGCGTGATCGGCTTGAACGGCGCAGCGGCGAGGCTGGCCGAGCCGGGCGATTTGGTCATCATCATTTCGTACGCGACCTACAGCGAGGAGGAGGTCCGACGTCACCGCCCGACCGTCGTGGTGGTGGACGCCGACAATCGGCCCGTCGAGGCCCTCGCCTCCGAGGCCGAGGAGAACAAGCGCATCGAACACGCCACAGCGCGCGTGTAA
- the tatC gene encoding twin-arginine translocase subunit TatC — protein MSGWETHLRALRRLLIRAAIAYAVLFAAAVAWLPVLIRDAIRPVHQLHVALIVTSLDEVVVQDLKLALSLAFFAALPYFTYEAWRFVAPALTASERRLVRTALAAGLLLFLAGAAFAWWIVVPRLVRYLVAIAAWSHLSVYLRYGSYLSFVGTVVLAFGAAFELPVLVACGTAMGLLTPSALQAKRKYAYFALVIVGVLISPPELIAHLTVTVPLFALYEASVAIASVIQRRKSREKAQTTALSEG, from the coding sequence ATGAGCGGCTGGGAAACCCATCTCCGCGCGCTGAGGAGGCTCTTGATTCGAGCAGCCATCGCCTACGCGGTCTTGTTTGCGGCGGCGGTGGCCTGGCTGCCTGTTCTCATCCGCGATGCCATTCGACCCGTGCATCAACTGCACGTTGCCCTTATCGTCACGAGCCTGGACGAGGTCGTCGTGCAAGATCTGAAACTGGCGCTCTCCCTCGCCTTCTTCGCCGCACTGCCCTATTTCACGTACGAGGCGTGGCGATTCGTCGCGCCGGCCTTGACCGCCTCCGAGCGGCGGCTCGTGCGCACGGCGCTGGCGGCGGGGCTCTTGCTGTTTTTAGCAGGCGCCGCGTTCGCCTGGTGGATTGTGGTGCCGCGACTCGTGCGGTACTTGGTCGCCATCGCGGCGTGGTCCCACCTCAGCGTCTACCTGCGCTACGGAAGCTACCTGTCGTTCGTCGGCACCGTGGTGCTGGCGTTTGGCGCCGCGTTTGAGCTGCCCGTCCTTGTCGCTTGCGGCACCGCGATGGGCCTTCTGACGCCGAGCGCGCTGCAGGCGAAGCGCAAGTACGCGTACTTCGCCCTGGTAATCGTCGGCGTCCTCATCAGCCCGCCGGAGCTCATCGCCCATCTCACGGTGACCGTGCCGCTTTTCGCCCTGTACGAGGCGAGCGTCGCCATCGCGTCCGTCATCCAGCGCCGCAAGTCGCGCGAAAAGGCGCAGACCACCGCGCTGTCGGAGGGGTGA
- a CDS encoding twin-arginine translocase TatA/TatE family subunit — MFSNIGWSGALLIVVAALFVFGPKKLPELGRSVGHFLREFRTALGDRDGEASATPSSAKGAAPDEPSRTSSERRAMEQAATVPESPGERGARP, encoded by the coding sequence ATGTTCAGCAACATCGGCTGGTCAGGCGCGCTGCTGATCGTCGTCGCCGCCCTGTTTGTCTTTGGGCCGAAGAAACTCCCCGAACTCGGGCGATCCGTCGGCCACTTCCTGCGCGAATTTCGCACCGCGCTCGGCGATCGCGACGGAGAAGCGTCGGCGACGCCTTCGTCCGCGAAGGGAGCGGCGCCGGACGAGCCTTCCCGCACCTCGAGCGAGCGCCGAGCAATGGAGCAGGCTGCGACGGTCCCCGAATCGCCCGGAGAGCGTGGCGCGCGCCCATGA